TAACCGAGAACACCTCCTTGTAGATAGGTCCATCAGGCATCAAAATACTCTGAAATAAACTAACCTTATCCATGATTGATTCAGTTCTACTCTTTCCTTTAAAATAAATCGGGAAAATGTCATCATCTAACAAGGCTTCTCTAAATCTAACTAATGTAAGATGAGGTTTAAACTCTCTTTTCTCCATTTCAAATCCTAAATTGCTCATACCTAGGTCAACATTTCTAAAAACTTCTTCAAATTTACTATCCTTTTCATATATTTTCAAATAAGCAAGCTTCGGGTTATGCCTTGATGGCATATATCCAATCTCATTTGAGAAAAAAAAGCTAAACCTTTTTACGTTATAGAGCGATTCCAAAAGTCTTTCTGAAATTAATTGAATATCTAATTTTGTTTCTCCTAAAAACTTAAAAGTAATGTGATAGTTTTTGGAGTCAACAATTTTATGTTTTTTAAACGCTTCACAATTCATTACGTTAAGATAAATATCTTTGGCATCTTTATTGTGAATCTTGTAAGCAATAAACAGTCTCACCTTTTGCTAATTACCTCCAAAAAGTTTGCCAAAGCAAAAGAAGATACTCTTTTTAAAATAAAGTTTCTACCTCCCTTAAAAGCCTTTTCAAAAGAGTAAGTTTTATCTCCAACTATTGATATATACGATTGGCCGACATTATCTCCCTCAGGCCCAGCATAACAAACTACTCCAATAGCCCAATCGCTATCAAAAAAATCTTTTGAAGCTTTAGCGATAGAGAGGGCTGCCTCAGGCGAAACTGTATTTCCAGAAAAGCCACACAATTTCTTTTTTGAATCAATACTATAAGTAACAATAGTTCCCAAATAAACACTACTAACCCCAGGTATTACAGCTAACCTTGATGAAAGCAGACCTCCAGTACAAGATTCTGCAACGCTTAAAGTCTGACCTTTCATTTTAAGAATTTTGCAAATCTCTGTTTCAAAATTTGACCGCGTCGTACCAGCATAGTAAAGGCAATCTTTAAAAATTTTCCTCAACCTTTTGTCCCAATATTTAGCTTTCTTCTCAGAGTCAGTTCTTAGAATAAGCAATACTTCACTATCTAAGCCTAATATAGTCAAAAAAACTTCATAGTCATTTAGTAATTCATCCGGCAGTTCTTTTTCAACAGATCTCTCAAATCTAAGAAGTAAGTGATAAAAATATACATACAAATTACTTATTTTTTCTAAAAACAACTTTTCCAAAATCTCATCAAGCAAATAATCAAATTCTGCAGGGACTCCAGGAAGAAGTATTATCTTCTTATCGTTAAAATCAACTATCATGCCCGGTGCTAAGCCAACTTTATTTGAAAAAACTTGTGCATCTGAAATCGTATAAGCCATCTTCTCTGGCAAATCAAGATTTTTTTTAAGAGGCAATTTTGTAAAATTAGACACAGCTTCTCTGGTAATATCGTCAAACGTATTTCCTAAACCACCAGATACAAAAATATAATCATAGTGTTCACAAAGATATTGAATTTGAGCCGATATTACAGCAAGATCATCTGGAACAATAATTATGGTTTCTATTTCATGCCCATATTTTTCAAGTTTTGAAGAAAGAATATTAGAGTTAGTTTCAGAAATTGCGCCAACAGTTAATTCAGAACCTATACATAAGAGAGCAACCTTCACTCTATTAACTCCCCTTCTAATTTGAAGCCTTTATTTTTTGTAATTAATATCCTGACAAAATCTCCAATTTCTACTTTTTCACTACCTCTAAACCTTATAAAGGAATCAATATCTGGTGCTTCCATAAAACTTCTGCCAACATTATACTTGTTAAGATCGTTTTCTACTAACACTTCAAAACTTTTTCCTACCAATGATTGACGCCATTTTAATGTAATATTTTGTTGAATACTTTGTATAATTTTTAGTCTATTTTTCTTTTCCACATACTTAACTTGATTATCCATAGAATAAGAAAGGGTATCTTCTTCCCTTGAATATGAGAAAAACCCGGCCCAATTAAGTTTGATTTTTTCTAAAAAATTAACTAACTTATCAAATTCCTTCTCATCTTCTCCAGGATGCCCTACAATAAAAGTAGATCTTATTACAGAGTCAGGAATATTTTCTCTAATACTATCTATCAGCCTCAGAAATTTTTCGCTATCAGGATTTCTTCTCATATATCTCAAAACTTTTTCGCTTGCATGTTGCATAGGGATATCAAAATAAGGTAATACTTTCCTAGATTCAGAAACAAATTTAATTATATCTTTATTTAACAAATCTGGATAAAGATACATTAGCCTTATCCATTTGATTTCTTCAATAGCTTCAAGTCCTTCTAACAATTTAAATAAAGAGTCCTTTCTATCCAAGCCATAATAAGTAACGTCTTGAGCAACAAGTATGATCTCTCTTTTCCCTTTTAGAGCAAGATCTTTAGCCTGTTCTAGCAAAAATTTTCTGTCATAGCTATAATATGGACCTCTTATTTTTGGGATAAGACAATAAGAACACTTTCTAGAACAACCATCAGCAATTTTAAGATATTCATATGGCCTTTCTATAAAAAATCTTCTATTTTCATTATCGTTACAAAATTCATTCTCAAAATTATTGTAAATCTCGTTTTTATCCAAATACTCAAATATTTCTTTACCAAAAGATTTTCCTGGTTCCAAAAAAGCATTAACTTCTGGAAAAAGTTCAATTAGTGATTCCTTATATAAAGAAACTAAACAGCCACCTACTATAATTTTGTATTTGAAATTTTTTTTATTTTCAATTAAATCTAATATAGTCGAAATTGCTTCCTGTTTTGCCTTTCTAATAAAAGAGCAAGTGTTTATAAGAACATAATCAGCCACGTTCAGATCAAAAGTTAAAAAACAATTATAAGTTTCAAATTTGCCCAATAAATACTGTAAATCCACCTCATTTTTTGGACAACCTAAAGAAACTGGCAATATATATCTAGTTTTAATCATTCGGTCAGTTCTACAACTTCTCCTACATTACCAGCTTTAACCCAACTTTTGCCGTCTTTTGAAATTTCGACCCCTCCTGCATTGCCTAGAGTTATATTAAGAATACCACTAGTTGTAAAAGTCTTTTCTTCTCCTGGATTAATAATACCTTCAAACAAAACCTTATCCTTATCTTTGACAAGTACCCAAGACTTTCCAATAAATTTCAAATAAATAGTCTTTTGGGAACTAATGACATTGTTAGCCTTCTCTATATTATTAGATTTTTCTTGGGTAACAGCATTATTTGGTACCTTATTTGCTACAAAGTTTCTCTTAGCAATCATTTGATGAACCAAATATATTGAAAGAGAAAAAATTGCAATAATTAAAATAAATACTACTATGTATTTAATAGATTTAATATTTCTTTCCTTTATTATTTTTTCTCTTTTTTCTTTTGAGATCGAAACAGTTTCTTGAGCAGCAATTTCTTTTTTCTCTTGAACAAACTCATCAAAGGACTTTAAAATTATATTTGGATCGACATCAAGCTCTCTAGCAACAGCTTTTAAATAACCTTTAGAAATAGGATAGGGTGGAAACTTTTCTTTTTTTCCCTCTTCAAACATTTTTAAATAGTAAGAAAATATCTTAGTTTGTTCAGCTAGCTCTTCAATGGACACGCCTTTTTGCTCTCTTATTTCTCTAAACAATTTTGGAAACTCAGAATTATTATTCATCTTTAGCTCCTCAAATTTAAATCTTCAATAGGCGGTAATTCGTCTAAAGAACTCAAGCCAAAAAAGTCAAAAAACTTTGTGCTTACCCCGAAAAGAGGTTGCTTGATGGGAGCATTGTTAAAAGATAGAATTTTAATGAAACCGTTTTCGAAAAGTTTCATCACCTGCTTTTCACTTCTTAAACCTCTTATTTTCGATACACCACTTGCACTTATTGGTTGGTTGTATGCAATTATAGCTAAAACCTCCAACATAGATTTTGATAATCTTTTATTGTCTTTCTCACTCAAAACAAACTCTTTAAACTCCGGTTTGATACCAAAAAAATATCCCTTTGAATTACTGTATATTTTAAAACTTCTGTCTTTATATTCATCATTTAACTGATTTATTAAATTTTTAACCTTTTCTGGTTCTATCCCCAAAGTTTTTGAAATATTCTCTAACTTAATAGGCTTTACATTTTGAAAAATAATTGCTTCAATAATATTCTTAAAGTCTTTCACTTTTGAAAATAATAAAATTTTTTTTCTGTTTTAACTCTATTATATTATTTTTGTAAAGTTCAAGGAATGCCAAAAAATATCCCACCCTATCTTCAAATTTTAGCAAAAATAGATCAAATTGGCTAAACCCCTTATTTATCAAAAACTTAACAGAATCAACAAAAAAGCTTAATGGGATATATTTTCTTACTTTGTAACCCTTTGATTTATCAATAAATCTAAGCATAGCCCTTTTCAAAATTTCAGGCTTATAAAAAATCTCATTTGAATTTTGTTTTCTTGGCACTGGACAAGAGGCTCTCATTGACGAAAGCCAGCCTGAAATCCAATTCCAGCAACTATCTTTAGTATTATTAAGTTTTAATAAGTCATTATTCGCTCTATCCTTTTCATAGAATATGTTATCCAATCCCTCAAAGATATTTCTAATCTCATTGATAATTTGGTATGGATTTTCAAAATTTTTTTCTTCTACAATTTGTCTAATTCTCTCCACTTGACACAGCAATTCATCTAAATATGAAACGTTAACACTATCAATTAGCATTTTATATTGGGTAATTTAATTTCATAGCTTCGTAAACTTCTCTAATTGTGTTTTTGCAATAACTAGATGCGCTGTTAGATCCTGACTTCAATATATCCCAAAGCATATCTTTATGTGATAAATAATAATTTCTTTGGCTTCTTATTGGTTCTAATATCTCATTTATTTTCTTTGCTAGCTGTTTCTTACAATCTACACAGCCAATCTGAGCCTTTTCGCATCTTTCTCTTACTTGAAAAAGTTCTGATTTAAACAAAACTCCATAATAAGAAAAAACATTACAAACGTCAGGATGCCCTGGATCAGTTTTTTTGATTCTTTCTGGGTCTGTAATCATCGAAGCTACTTTTTCGTTTACGCTCTTTTCATCATCTTTTAAGTATATAGCATTATTGTAAGATTTGCTCATCTTTCTGCCATCTACACCTAATAATTTTGGAAATTCAGCCAATAAGGCTTCTGGTTCAGGGAATATTTCCTTATAATGAAAGTTAAATCTTCTTGCAATTTCTCTTGTCATCTCAAGATGCGGAACTTGGTCTATACCAACAGGTACCTTTTTTGATTTATAAATCAATATATCAGCCGCCATCAAAACTGGATATCCAAGATGTCCATATGTAAGCTGTTCCTCAATGCCCAGTTCTCTTGCCTGTTCTTTTACTGTAGGGTTTCTCTCAAGCCACGAAACAGGAGTTAACATCGAAAGTACCATATGCAAATGAACGTGCTCAGGAACCAAAGACTGCAATATAATAGTAGACTTTTTTGGATCAATTCCACAAGATAACCATTCTGCAAGCATTTCTTCAATATAAGCCTTTAGATCAGCTGAATCTTGCCATTTCGTAGTCAAAGCATGCCAGTCCACAATACCAAAAAAACATTTATAATTTTCCTGCAAAATTTTCCAGTTCTCTAAAACTCCCAAATAATGACCTATGTGCAAACTTCCTGTAGGTCTCATACCACTAAAAATTGCTTCTTTCAAAATAAAACCTCCTCTTCTATCCTTCCAACTTTTTTAAAAACATTACATCTTCTGATTTAGTGTGATGCTTTCTGACCATATTTACTACTTCATCAGAAAATCCTTCCGTTTTTAATATATTTGAGCCTATCAAAGCGTGATCAAAATATGAACTGTCTTTTTTAAAAAAGGTAAAGCTTAAAGACTTAAAAACTCTTCTTATTAGAGAAGGTTTTTCAAATTTTTTTCCAATATCATGAAAAATTATAACTCTTTTTTGGGTATAAATTAATTCTTCATCATTAGTATCAGGCTTATAATCCTTTAACAAAAGAAGAGAATGAATCCTATCTTCTTTGGGCATAGAAAAAAACAAATTAATCTCTTTCTCGTTTAATTCCTCTAAGATAATATCGTAAGATGGTTCTTTGAAAATACAAAAAAGGGTATAAATAAATCTCCTTACATCAAGAAAGAACTTCTTCAAGTTTATGCAAAAACCATTAAATTAAATATAAATTGCACTATTGGTATCAAAATATTCGCTCCACCAAGCAAAAGAAAGATTATAAGCACAAATTGTCCATAATATTCATACATCTCAATCGTACGTCTTAACTCATATGGAAAAAACTTCCTAAAAACTGTATAACCGTCAAGAGGGGGTATTGGTATCAAATTGAAAACTCCCAAACTTATATTTAAGAAAATAAGTAACTGAAAAAAGGCTACAAGAGGATCGTAAACAGAAATAAATTGATAAAAAACAACTAAAATTCTAGCAGCAACTAAAGCCGTCCCAAAGTTAGCCAAAGAACCCGCTAAAGCAGTCATCTCTATTGCGCCCTTTTTCCTCGATAAAATAATATAATTAACAGGCACTGGTTTAGCCCAACCAAATTTAATAAGTAGTAAAGCTATAAAACCTAACGGATCAATATGAGCTAAAGGATTGAGTGTCAATCTCCCATTGGCTTTTGGCGTATAGTCACCATATTTATAAGCAGTATACGCATGAGCAAATTCATGAACAGTTAATGCTATGATTACAGCGGGTATAGCTAAAACCAACCCAACAATATCAAACATAGATCACCTCAACCCTTTTCAGATATAAATTTATTTACAAATTTTAATTCATCTTCATATGTACTAATATTGCCCAAAAACCTCTCTTTCTTTAAATTTCTAAGTATCTCGCCAATAAAAGCTGGTCTAATATCGCTCCTATTTGAAAGTTCTTCTCCTGTAATCAAAGGCTTGAAAACACCTCTATTTTTTTCAAACCATATAACATAGTCATTTAAAGGTTTTTCCTCTAAAATTTTTAAAAAGCAAATAATCTCAACAGGAATTCCCTCTAACGTTTCAAAAAGTTCAAAGTCTTTAAAAATATTTTGATTCCTTTTCCTCGAAAACTTTAATAAAAATTTCTTTAACTTTTCAATATACAAAACCTCTTTTTTTGTAAATTTCCACTTTCTCTTGAAAAATCTATCCTCAGACTTAAGTATATTATATATTATTGGTAAGATACATAAAAACCACCACTCCTTCAAATAGCTCCCAAAACCCTCAGATTTAAGACAAGCAAAATATTCTCTAAGTCTATCTAGACTAAAATTAAAAGACACTTTAGGATGGATCAGTTTAAAAACATTTAATTCTTTCATGCGCATTATAATTAAACCTGGGCAAGATCCATGTGAGAACATCAATTTTAATTCTTCCTTTAAGACATCAAAAGATATTACATTAAAAAGTTTTAATTCCATAGCATTTTTAATAAGTTCCTCGTCTGCTTTATCAATCTTAAATCCAAGTTGAAATTCAAATCTTATAGCTCTTATAATCCTGGTGGGATCTTCTACATAACTTAAAGGATGCAAAACTCTAATTCTTTTAAGTTTTATGTCCTCATATCCACCAAAAAAGTCGATCATTTTACCATAAGAATCGCTATTCAAAGAAATTGCAAGAGTATTGATAGAAAAATCCCTTCTATACATATCGTTATGTAAGTCTGAATACTCTATCAGTGGTTTTGCAGCAGGGCAACTATAAAATTCTGTTCTTGCAGAAGCAAAGTCAAATTTTATTTCTTTATTCTTTATGGTTGCTGTTCTAAACTTTTCATAAGAAAAAAATTCACCATTAATATATTTATTAACCTCCTGGGCAAGTTTTATCGCATCCCCTTCTACAACTATATCCATATCATTAGAGTGTATGTTCAACAGTAGATCTCTCACACACCCGCCTACTAAAAATGATTTCAAAGAAAGTTTATCAGAAACGTCAGAAACAATTTCTAAATAATCTCTTATCTTTTGATCCAATCTAATATTCAAATCCAAGATAACTCTTTTAGTTGAGAGTTCTTTAGTTTTTTTTATGTTTATACCATGCCAGACTCTTAAAATATCTGTTCTTGTTATAAGACCAACTAACTTATTTTTTTCATTTACTACAGGTAGTCTGCCTATTTCTTTTTCAATCATCAGCTTTTGTGCCTCATCGAGAGATGCATCTTGATTAATCGTAATTACGTTCCTCGACATTATCTTTTGTACTTCTATTTGTCCTAGTCTGTGCTGGGTAGCCTTATCAATGTCCTTTCTAGAGAGAACACCCACTATTTCATCACCCTTTAAAATTGGAACGCCAGAATGACCATACCTTAACAAAATCTTTCTAGCCTCTTCAACAGATGTTTCAGGAGAAAGTACCCTAACAGGAGAAGTCATCACATCTTTAACTCTTACTTTAGGCTTACATTCCTTTTGAATAGCGCTTCTAAGCCTATCTAAAAAGTCAGAAAAATCTTCTTTCAGCCTAAAAGTAGCAGCAGCAGCCTCATTATGTCCTCCACCACCAAAATTTTCCAGGACCTTTCTGACATTTAAATAATCACCCAATCCTCGTGCTATTAAGTGTATTGTGTCCTTTACTTTAAGGACTGCAAACACGTTTTCACATTCTATTAGATCCCTAAGTTTATGAACTACTAGAGCTGCATCTTCAACTTCTGTATCTAATTCAGCATACGTCAAAACGTATTCAACTCCATTATAAAAATCCTTTGAACTATTATCTAAAAAGAACTCAAGCAATTGTCTCTGATATGGGTTCATTCCAGATTCCAAAAATCTAGATACCACCATTAAGTTTGCACCATTTTTTATCAGATCTGCAACTGCACTTGCATCCCTATAAGTAGTAGAAGTATACAATAGTCTGCCTGTATCTTCATAAACGCCCAAAAGCATTAGAGTAGCTTCTATCTCAGAATATTTTATGCCTCTTTTTTTTATTTCTTCCCAAACCAGAGTTACAGATGAACCTACGCTAGTATCTGGATATCTCATAATTCTAAAATTAGGAGGAAAATATCCAAGAGTATGATGATCGAAAATATACACCTCTAATTCTTTATCTTTCGGCAATGATCCATAAAAGGATCCTATTCTTTGAGGACTTGATGTGTCTGCAAAAACCAAAAAATCTATTTCTTCGAAATTAACATCTTCAAACTTAACAAAAGGAAATATGTACTCGTATAAGTGTAAAAAAGCTTCAACCTGAAATTCAACTCTTTCAGGCATTACTACTTTTGCATTAAAGATCTTTTGCAACATAAAAGCCGAAGCAATTCCATCAAAATCTGAATTGTTGTGAGTAAAAATAAGCCCTTTTTTCATAAAATCTTTGAATCCAATATTAACTCTTTCTTTTCACAGACAAAGTCCTTAATATCTATATAACTAGCAAGGCTAATGTCTTTTATCTTGCTAATATCTCTTGCATAAATATTCGCCAGAACATCTTTTTTTTCAATCCTATCACCTATTGAAACATTAAAAACAATTCCTCCATCAACATTATCAGACAAATAATGACCTAACCAACCAATTTTCTTCACGTTCATGTTTTGAACATAACCAGTTTCAGCTGCTAGAACCTCAATCTTATCAAGGCCATTCAACAAATAATTAGGATTTTCAACGTATTTAGGATCGCCTCCCTGATTTTTTATCCATTCAATAGCCTTTTGAACAGTTTTACCTTCTTCAAAAAGTTTGTCATAAATTTTTTTAATTTTTTCTTCAGGTGTTAATCCAAAGTAAGCCTTGTATGAATTAGAAAATATATTAAATATTAGCTTGTCAAGAGGATATGGTTTTCTATTGTGTAAAAAACTTAATGCTTCCCAGAGTTCAAGCCTATTACCTACACATTTACCCAATGGTTGGCTCATGTCTGAGATAATATATGATACCTTTTTGTTAAATTTTCTCATCACGTCACAAATATTTTTTGCAAACTCCAAAGATTCAATATAACTCGAAAATAATGAACCATTACCTGACTTAATATCAAAAATTATAAAGTTAGAACCCATAGCTAACTTTTTGCTTGCTATGCTACTTAGAATTAATTGGCTTGATTCAACTGTGCCTGTATGATTTCTAATCTTATAAAAAACACCCTCTGCTGGAGCTATTTCTTTAGTTTGAGAAATTAACCCTATTCCAATTCGTTCAACCTGTCTAACAAAATCCGAAATTGACAAATTTACATTATAACCGGGGATCAGCTCTATTTTTTCTATTGTGCCACCAGTATGGCTAAGCCTTCTACCAGCCATTTTAGGAACAAGAAAACCATAAGCACAAAGTACTGGCAACAGTGCAATAGTAGTTTTGTCTCCGACGCCACCAGTGCTATGTTTATCTACACTCAAAGCCTCACCCCAGGACAGCACACTCCCAGAACTTGCAAGTGCCTGGGTTAGAAAAAGTGTCTCTTCATCATTCAGGCCATTTATAAAACAAGCCATAAGAAATGCAGCAATTTGAGAGTCATCAACAGTATTATCCTTTACAGATTTTATAAAGAAATTAATTTCTTCCCTGGACAAATTTTCTTTGTCCCTCTTTTTAAATAATATGTTTAAAACATTATTGATTTGCATTTACGTTTTTGTTACCTGGCAAAAATCCCCAAATTTGAGAATCGTTTTTCAAGCTTGCATAAAAAAGGGTATCCTTTTGAATTTCAACATCTCTTCCAGGAACAAAAAATCCGGTAATCAAACCCACAGGTCCAAGTATGATAAGTCCTGCAGTAGACACTCCTACAGTCAAGGGTAGACTCTTATTTTTTTCTATTGCTTCCTTAGAGATAACCAAAGGCCTATTAATTCCGTCAGCGCACGTTACAAATCTAAACTCAATCTGGAGTTTTCCATCTGAGCCAAGATAATGCTTTGCTCTTTCAGCTTCTACAATCCTTAATTCGCCGTAAGAACCTTTCGGTATAATTATCGCACCCTTTTCGGTGACGTTTTCGTCTACAGCTAAGGGTACTATATCTCCTGCTACACTATCTTTACTACTTATTGTTTTTAGAATCCTAAATCTTATAAGCTTACCTGCATCTACAGAAACGTTAACCTGATTTACCTTACCACCCAGTAAAGTATTATTTAGTCTGTTTAATCTGTCCATCAAGCTGTATGAGTCATATATAGTGCCATAAATTTTCTTTTCAAGGTTAGAAATTCTATCGAGGATAGGTCCAGAACTTACTTCTTTTGAATAAGCGTATTCAAGAGCATTCACGTCAAGGGCTATACCAGCTTTTTGATCTGTAGATTCAAAAACAGCATTATAAATTCTGTTTAACCTGTCGTCCAAAGAATCTGAATAATCCCTTTGCCCCCAAATTGTATATTCCAAATTAGAAATCCTATCAGTTAAGGATCCACTAGAAATAGAGCCATATAAAGCAACTTCTATTTGAGTTACTTTATCTGGCATATTTGTGCTTTGTGCAAAAGCAAAATTAACGTTAAAAATAAGTAAAATAAATGAAAGTAAGCTAAGATAACAAACTTTTTTTAAGTATTTCTCGAATGTGAGTATGCTTAACTCCACTGTTCAACTCCTCTCTAAGATAATTATTTACTACTTTTATATAGGTACCTCGCATCCCAAGCGAATGAACGTCTATAACTCCAGCGCTCTCGATTTTCTTAAGAGCATTAACTATAACCGATCTCGTAATGCCTGAATTTTTTGCAATTTTACTAGTTACGAGA
Above is a genomic segment from Thermodesulfobium narugense DSM 14796 containing:
- a CDS encoding thymidine phosphorylase; its protein translation is MQINNVLNILFKKRDKENLSREEINFFIKSVKDNTVDDSQIAAFLMACFINGLNDEETLFLTQALASSGSVLSWGEALSVDKHSTGGVGDKTTIALLPVLCAYGFLVPKMAGRRLSHTGGTIEKIELIPGYNVNLSISDFVRQVERIGIGLISQTKEIAPAEGVFYKIRNHTGTVESSQLILSSIASKKLAMGSNFIIFDIKSGNGSLFSSYIESLEFAKNICDVMRKFNKKVSYIISDMSQPLGKCVGNRLELWEALSFLHNRKPYPLDKLIFNIFSNSYKAYFGLTPEEKIKKIYDKLFEEGKTVQKAIEWIKNQGGDPKYVENPNYLLNGLDKIEVLAAETGYVQNMNVKKIGWLGHYLSDNVDGGIVFNVSIGDRIEKKDVLANIYARDISKIKDISLASYIDIKDFVCEKKELILDSKIL